The Persephonella atlantica genome includes a window with the following:
- a CDS encoding YeeE/YedE thiosulfate transporter family protein, translating to MEHLNSLLMGLLTGALFGIVLHKVGAIRYSRVEGMLLLRDLKIMKFAFMGIATASVIYGLADIFGIAEQTNLLPRIMPYMGIAHLVGGFLFGIAMASAGFCPGTCVARVGAGKFIAVAGVIGLIIGIVAYDMIKPWLLDVGILGTKEKITLYGVLGIPYGPLAVAWGVLFVIFALIADWLDPAKKIGYEENSEKSLAEKIVKGEWHWAISGVLAGSIIAWATAQGEYLGFSGGALAFVGWISHLIGHPLSSVPKISEGIMWHAGLIMGVIPGAFLSAIISGTFKFDPVPPAFAKGVTPFPWIRLILVFFAGVFLALGAMIGGGCTTGAFLSAYPTLSVGSMAQSGTYFIVGVLTANLIYFGRWSKFLQAKKESDQVYD from the coding sequence ATGGAACACTTAAACAGTTTACTGATGGGCCTTCTAACAGGAGCCCTGTTTGGTATAGTCCTGCATAAAGTAGGGGCAATCAGATACTCAAGAGTTGAAGGTATGCTTCTACTGAGAGACCTGAAAATAATGAAGTTCGCATTTATGGGAATTGCTACAGCATCTGTTATTTATGGACTTGCTGACATATTTGGTATAGCCGAGCAGACAAACCTTCTCCCCCGTATAATGCCTTACATGGGAATTGCCCATCTTGTAGGTGGATTTCTCTTTGGTATAGCTATGGCTTCTGCAGGATTTTGCCCCGGAACATGTGTTGCAAGGGTGGGAGCAGGAAAATTTATAGCAGTAGCAGGGGTTATTGGACTGATTATTGGTATAGTGGCTTACGATATGATAAAACCATGGCTGCTTGATGTGGGAATTCTGGGGACAAAAGAGAAAATAACCCTCTACGGTGTTTTAGGTATTCCTTATGGTCCTCTTGCTGTCGCGTGGGGTGTTCTGTTCGTAATATTTGCTCTAATTGCTGACTGGCTCGACCCAGCTAAAAAGATAGGTTATGAAGAAAACTCAGAGAAATCTCTCGCCGAAAAGATTGTAAAGGGGGAGTGGCACTGGGCTATATCAGGTGTGCTGGCAGGTTCCATAATAGCATGGGCTACAGCACAGGGTGAGTATTTAGGATTTTCTGGAGGAGCTCTTGCATTTGTTGGATGGATTTCACATCTGATAGGACATCCTCTGTCTTCTGTTCCAAAGATAAGTGAAGGAATAATGTGGCATGCAGGACTTATAATGGGAGTCATTCCAGGTGCATTCCTCAGCGCTATTATATCAGGAACATTTAAGTTTGACCCTGTTCCTCCTGCATTTGCAAAAGGTGTTACTCCATTTCCATGGATTAGATTGATTCTTGTATTCTTTGCTGGCGTATTCCTTGCCCTTGGAGCTATGATAGGAGGTGGATGTACAACTGGAGCATTCCTGTCAGCATATCCAACACTATCTGTTGGTTCAATGGCCCAGTCTGGAACTTATTTCATTGTGGGAGTTCTAACTGCAAACCTGATTTATTTCGGCAGATGGAGTAAGTTTCTGCAAGCCAAAAAAGAGTCTGATCAGGTTTACGATTAA
- a CDS encoding molybdopterin-dependent oxidoreductase: protein MALSRRDFLKALSASGIGAALGGNAAFAKDKAMIVEDPRSSYPNTTYTENMYRKEFAFTYGNKEEHGTAYHCVNCQGNCAWDVWVNNGIITRENQVANYTPINPKIPDFNPRGCNKGVQHSQVTYEKDRILYPLKRVGKRGEGKWKRISWDEAITEIAENIYKTMLEKGPEGLYIHVGAGMLTEIRGAAGKRLGTLLGAVRPYIASYVGDMFPGVSVVYGEGNIGCSYDFFYTTDVNIWWGQDPNKTRIPDAHFVWEGKYNGSKQIVITPDFNATCVHADLWVPVKAGYDGFLAMAIINEILEKKLYKPKFIKHFTDLPFLVRLDNKKLLRLSDIDFENPPAEFDEDIYKVFEEHGEGKEYHPHEVFFSWNTKTNKLTVMPGCEGSPVKTLRLKDVGWDIDPALEGKWEVTLKDGSKVPVTTVFALLKEEAKKFSAEKTWKLTGVHPTIVEQLAKDIALPKVVMISMGFTIGKYFNGLLAQRAIASISGLVGRLGPYGGFNTESEWAISGMGKLSGFSGKYKQRFASGFVSEYVLGEMLKDVEKLYSDEDIRKATGLSKGEYLKKVEEALNNYGTDEKWKDSIGKKDGKPYWDTVETFLIFADSRFRRNKGDTYKEAFLKKAKFFAYVDFRMNSTAQYADIVLPAKSMYEVWDIRTNPGYHRYANMAQPPQNLKPVGESKSDWEICTMIVEKIQEIATKKYKETGDERYIKIPDPTHSKTGYRELDKLVEEYTHNGHVRTDKDAVEFALENVDQFKPNTIETVRKRGGFIQLNDKAGKTSPLYPDKPYNSFENNLYLFERFETLSGRLTYYVDHDLWIEQGAALPTAKEPIRPRRYPLVMLSPHARWSIHSTYKTSTLLQRLQRGVPYVMINPEIAQKKGIKDGDEIRVFNDLGEFYAMAKVYPSCPKDAIIIEHGWEPFFFKGNKSHNTVVASPLNLLELSDGWGHLKFGGNWDGNQHAYSTSVDIEKA from the coding sequence ATGGCACTGTCAAGAAGGGATTTCCTGAAAGCATTATCAGCCTCAGGTATTGGTGCTGCACTTGGTGGCAATGCTGCTTTTGCAAAAGACAAAGCAATGATTGTTGAAGACCCGAGAAGTAGCTATCCAAACACAACCTACACAGAGAACATGTACAGAAAAGAGTTTGCATTTACTTACGGAAACAAAGAGGAACACGGAACAGCCTACCACTGCGTAAACTGCCAGGGTAACTGTGCCTGGGACGTGTGGGTAAATAATGGAATTATCACGAGAGAAAATCAGGTTGCAAACTACACGCCTATCAATCCAAAGATTCCCGACTTTAACCCAAGAGGATGTAACAAAGGTGTTCAGCACTCACAGGTTACATATGAAAAGGACAGAATACTGTATCCTCTCAAAAGGGTAGGAAAGAGAGGAGAAGGAAAGTGGAAAAGAATCAGTTGGGATGAAGCAATCACAGAAATTGCTGAGAATATATACAAAACAATGCTCGAAAAAGGTCCAGAAGGCCTCTACATACACGTTGGTGCCGGTATGCTTACAGAAATCAGAGGAGCAGCTGGTAAGAGACTTGGAACGCTCCTTGGAGCAGTAAGACCTTATATTGCTTCCTACGTTGGAGATATGTTCCCGGGAGTATCGGTCGTTTACGGAGAGGGGAACATAGGTTGTTCCTACGACTTTTTCTACACAACAGATGTAAACATATGGTGGGGGCAAGACCCAAATAAAACGAGAATTCCTGATGCCCACTTTGTATGGGAAGGTAAGTACAACGGTTCTAAACAGATTGTAATAACTCCAGACTTTAACGCAACCTGTGTTCATGCTGACCTGTGGGTTCCTGTGAAGGCAGGATATGATGGATTTTTAGCTATGGCTATAATCAATGAGATTTTAGAGAAAAAGCTGTACAAGCCTAAATTTATAAAACATTTCACTGACCTGCCTTTCTTAGTCAGATTAGACAACAAAAAGCTACTCAGACTATCGGACATAGATTTTGAAAATCCTCCTGCAGAGTTTGATGAAGATATTTATAAAGTATTTGAAGAACACGGAGAAGGAAAAGAGTATCATCCTCACGAGGTGTTCTTCTCGTGGAATACAAAAACAAACAAACTGACTGTTATGCCTGGATGTGAAGGCTCTCCAGTTAAAACACTCAGACTGAAAGATGTTGGATGGGACATAGATCCTGCTCTTGAAGGAAAGTGGGAAGTTACGCTTAAAGATGGTTCTAAAGTCCCAGTAACAACAGTATTTGCACTGCTAAAAGAAGAAGCCAAGAAGTTCTCTGCAGAAAAAACATGGAAACTGACAGGTGTACACCCAACAATCGTTGAACAGCTTGCAAAAGATATAGCCCTTCCAAAAGTTGTTATGATTTCTATGGGATTCACAATAGGTAAATACTTTAATGGTCTTCTTGCACAGAGAGCTATTGCCTCCATTTCTGGACTTGTAGGAAGACTGGGACCATACGGTGGATTTAACACAGAAAGTGAATGGGCAATATCTGGAATGGGTAAACTTTCTGGATTTTCAGGAAAGTATAAGCAGAGATTTGCTTCTGGTTTTGTCAGTGAATATGTTTTGGGTGAGATGCTGAAGGATGTTGAAAAACTCTACTCAGACGAGGACATAAGAAAAGCAACAGGACTGTCTAAGGGAGAGTACCTCAAAAAGGTTGAGGAAGCTCTAAATAACTACGGAACAGATGAAAAATGGAAAGATTCTATAGGTAAAAAAGATGGTAAACCATACTGGGATACTGTAGAGACATTCCTTATTTTTGCAGATTCAAGATTTAGAAGAAATAAGGGAGATACATACAAAGAGGCATTCCTTAAAAAGGCTAAATTCTTTGCTTATGTTGATTTCAGAATGAACTCAACAGCCCAGTATGCAGATATAGTCCTTCCAGCAAAATCTATGTATGAAGTATGGGACATCAGGACAAACCCTGGATATCACAGATATGCGAACATGGCACAGCCTCCACAGAATCTGAAACCTGTAGGTGAGTCAAAGTCTGACTGGGAAATATGCACAATGATTGTTGAGAAAATTCAGGAAATTGCGACGAAAAAGTATAAAGAAACAGGAGATGAAAGATACATCAAGATACCAGACCCAACCCACTCAAAAACCGGATACAGGGAATTGGACAAACTTGTTGAAGAGTATACACACAATGGGCACGTCAGGACAGACAAAGATGCGGTAGAGTTTGCCCTTGAAAATGTTGACCAGTTCAAGCCTAACACAATAGAAACTGTCAGAAAGAGAGGAGGATTTATACAGCTTAACGACAAAGCGGGAAAAACATCTCCACTTTATCCAGACAAACCTTACAACTCGTTTGAGAACAATCTGTACCTGTTTGAAAGATTTGAAACTCTTTCAGGAAGACTTACATACTATGTTGACCACGACCTGTGGATAGAACAGGGAGCAGCCCTTCCAACAGCAAAAGAACCAATAAGACCAAGGAGATATCCTCTTGTTATGCTTTCTCCACACGCAAGGTGGTCTATACACTCCACATACAAAACTTCAACGCTCCTGCAGAGACTCCAGAGAGGTGTTCCATACGTTATGATTAATCCAGAGATTGCACAGAAAAAAGGAATAAAAGATGGAGATGAAATAAGAGTATTTAACGACCTTGGTGAGTTTTACGCAATGGCTA
- a CDS encoding rhodanese-like domain-containing protein — MNPKIERVIYIAIIVVLLGVLLSFGKKDIELRREIPITVEELYKKLGNPKINIQVIDVRPYEVSEEEEDEAEETDYYTGVHIPGAIPFPDCDESKTPEEALPQISPYIPTVIVSKDGNPEIFKKCAEKFPFAQNLKGGMVAWDDEGYPEDEGEYQPPAAGGGGGCL; from the coding sequence ATGAATCCTAAAATTGAAAGGGTTATTTATATAGCAATTATTGTGGTTCTGTTAGGAGTTCTTCTCAGTTTTGGGAAGAAGGACATTGAACTTAGAAGAGAGATTCCTATCACAGTTGAAGAGCTTTACAAGAAGCTTGGAAATCCTAAAATCAACATACAGGTGATTGACGTCAGACCATATGAAGTATCTGAAGAAGAGGAAGATGAAGCGGAAGAAACTGATTACTACACAGGTGTTCATATTCCCGGCGCAATTCCATTTCCCGACTGTGATGAGTCAAAAACTCCAGAAGAGGCTCTTCCTCAGATAAGCCCTTATATTCCAACAGTGATAGTATCTAAAGATGGAAACCCTGAAATTTTCAAGAAGTGTGCAGAAAAGTTTCCCTTTGCCCAGAATCTGAAAGGTGGAATGGTAGCATGGGATGATGAAGGATATCCAGAAGATGAAGGAGAATACCAGCCACCAGCTGCAGGGGGCGGTGGTGGATGCCTATAA
- a CDS encoding sulfurtransferase translates to MKALKKAVVALAGLAAFSVPSFADVPSGEEFAKKFIISVDGAHNLLGKPDVRFVDGDSPKKFKEKHVPGSVNAFAHDLHYLSDIKKCGLPMCPDRAAKFIGEELGIDNNTHVIAYDDGRGPNASGVWFFLYLYGVDNVQMMDGGLATWEAKGYPVESGEGKKPAPKKFTPHIRKEIIATKEEVLKAIKDKEHYFILDARRFQEYTGKTLLEALEKPGKHITVKRGGHIPGAVFAEWKKFAGNPSGKPNRHLFKKMKKLKKVYKKLKKKGLTPDKTVITYCHVGLGRGSFVFAALKLLGHKNVKVYVGSWDEWGNDPNTPIEK, encoded by the coding sequence ATGAAAGCATTAAAAAAAGCAGTTGTAGCCCTTGCTGGACTGGCAGCGTTCTCTGTTCCTTCATTTGCTGATGTTCCTTCAGGTGAAGAATTCGCCAAGAAGTTTATCATCTCTGTTGATGGTGCCCACAATCTTCTTGGAAAGCCAGATGTCAGATTTGTGGATGGTGACTCTCCAAAGAAATTTAAGGAGAAACATGTCCCCGGTTCTGTAAATGCATTTGCCCACGACCTTCACTATCTGTCTGACATTAAGAAGTGTGGACTTCCTATGTGCCCAGACAGAGCGGCAAAATTTATTGGTGAAGAGCTCGGTATTGATAACAACACTCATGTGATAGCTTACGACGACGGAAGAGGACCAAATGCGTCTGGAGTGTGGTTCTTCCTTTATCTTTACGGCGTTGACAATGTTCAGATGATGGATGGTGGACTTGCCACATGGGAAGCAAAAGGTTATCCCGTTGAATCAGGAGAAGGAAAAAAGCCTGCACCTAAGAAGTTCACTCCCCACATCAGAAAAGAGATAATTGCGACAAAAGAAGAGGTTCTCAAAGCCATAAAAGACAAAGAGCACTACTTTATCTTGGATGCGAGAAGATTTCAGGAGTATACAGGAAAAACACTTCTTGAAGCTCTCGAAAAACCGGGAAAACATATTACTGTCAAAAGAGGTGGACACATTCCAGGAGCTGTTTTTGCTGAGTGGAAAAAGTTTGCAGGAAACCCGTCCGGAAAACCAAATAGACATCTGTTTAAAAAGATGAAAAAACTGAAGAAAGTTTACAAAAAACTGAAAAAGAAAGGTCTTACTCCAGATAAAACTGTTATTACATACTGTCACGTTGGACTTGGAAGAGGTTCATTCGTTTTTGCTGCTCTGAAATTGCTGGGACATAAAAACGTTAAAGTTTATGTAGGTTCCTGGGACGAATGGGGTAACGACCCCAACACTCCAATTGAGAAGTAA
- a CDS encoding RusA family crossover junction endodeoxyribonuclease yields MLKKVRKYYLSFVPPSKANRVKLNLRAYTKSGKRYIVPKDVSIKINRAIWELQNQHSGESISIPVYINVIFILPNRKRRDLDNIMKTLGDCLVYAGVLKDDNLIFKQTLEKRVIKGMEGVIIEIGLYNKKKINDKIIEELRSYKEGIDGI; encoded by the coding sequence ATGTTAAAAAAGGTTAGAAAATACTATCTATCTTTTGTCCCTCCTTCCAAGGCAAACAGGGTTAAACTGAACCTGAGAGCTTACACAAAGAGCGGTAAGAGGTATATTGTTCCAAAAGATGTTTCCATAAAGATAAACAGAGCAATATGGGAACTTCAGAATCAGCACAGCGGAGAATCCATATCTATTCCTGTATATATAAATGTTATCTTTATACTTCCCAACAGAAAAAGGAGAGACCTTGACAACATAATGAAAACCCTTGGAGACTGTCTTGTATATGCAGGGGTATTGAAAGATGACAATCTGATTTTTAAACAGACATTGGAAAAAAGAGTAATAAAAGGCATGGAAGGTGTAATAATAGAAATAGGTTTGTATAACAAAAAGAAAATAAACGATAAGATTATAGAAGAACTAAGAAGTTATAAAGAAGGTATAGATGGAATTTAA